One region of Nycticebus coucang isolate mNycCou1 chromosome 10, mNycCou1.pri, whole genome shotgun sequence genomic DNA includes:
- the IL20 gene encoding interleukin-20: MKGSGLVFSLLSAVFYLLWTPSTGLKTLHLGSCVISTNLQEIQNGFSEIRDSVQAKDGNMDIRILRRTGSLQDTKPAGRCCLLRYLLRLYLDRVFKNYQTPDHHTLRKISGLANSFLTIKMDLRLCHAHMTCHCGEEAMKNYSHILSHFEELEPQAAAVKALGELDILLRWMEETE; the protein is encoded by the exons ATGAAAGGCTCTGGTCTGGTGTTCAGCCTTCTATCTGCTGTGTTTTATCTCCTCTGGACCCCTTCCACTGGGCTGAAGACACTACATTTGGGAAGCTGTGTGatcagcacaaaccttcaggaaATACAAAATGGATTTTCTGAGATACGGGACAGTGTG CAAGCCAAAGATGGAAACATGGACATCAGAATCTTAAGGAGGACAGGGTCTTTGCAAGACACAAAG CCTGCAGGTCGGTGCTGCCTCCTCCGTTATTTACTGAGACTCTATCTGGACAGGGTATTTAAAAACTACCAGACCCCTGACCATCATACCCTTCGGAAGATCAGTGGTCTTGCCAATTCCTTTCTTACCATCAAGATGGACCTCCGGCTCTGT CATGCCCACATGACATGCCACTGTGGGGAAGAAGCAATGAAAAACTACAGCCATATTCTGAGTCACTTTGAAGAG CTTGAGCCTCAGGCAGCAGCTGTGAAGGCTTTGGGGGAACTAGACATTCTTCTGCGATGGATGGAAGAGACAGAATAG